Proteins co-encoded in one Candidatus Bathyarchaeia archaeon genomic window:
- the menA gene encoding 1,4-dihydroxy-2-naphthoate octaprenyltransferase has protein sequence MTSNPSIDAKKPPFIGLWLKAMRVPFLQATFVPIILGTVIAWETVRAFNWGTFLLTLLGASLIQIASNMFNDYFDFKSGNDLQVRHQNPFAGGGRILTAGLIRPSTHLIVSTSCLILGSLIGFYLIFALGLYQLFWFGLIGVISTYFYVGPPFKLAYRGVGEFLVGLNFGPVMTVGAFYVQTGSLAGATVPLLASIPVGLLIAAVLWINEFPDMDADKAVGKKTLVLRLGYMRSVAVYVGLLATSYFLILLYAVLKVFVSVPITSFATLIALFSLPFALKAVRILRANYKDPHAIIPANANTIFLHLTFGLLAIVGFVIGG, from the coding sequence ATGACATCGAACCCGAGCATCGATGCGAAAAAGCCGCCTTTCATCGGGTTGTGGCTTAAGGCGATGCGGGTCCCATTTCTACAGGCCACGTTCGTCCCGATCATCCTTGGGACTGTCATTGCCTGGGAAACAGTCCGGGCTTTCAACTGGGGCACTTTCCTGCTCACATTACTCGGTGCGAGTTTGATCCAGATTGCAAGTAATATGTTCAATGACTATTTTGATTTCAAGAGCGGAAATGATCTCCAGGTTCGACACCAGAACCCGTTCGCCGGTGGCGGAAGAATACTGACAGCGGGCTTGATTCGGCCATCAACCCACTTGATCGTATCGACATCCTGTCTGATCCTCGGATCCCTCATAGGATTCTACCTGATCTTCGCCCTCGGACTCTACCAATTATTCTGGTTCGGATTGATCGGTGTCATATCCACCTACTTCTATGTCGGTCCTCCCTTCAAACTGGCGTATCGAGGGGTTGGAGAATTTCTCGTTGGACTCAATTTCGGGCCCGTAATGACTGTGGGCGCCTTCTACGTCCAAACTGGAAGCCTCGCAGGTGCGACCGTGCCTTTGCTCGCATCAATTCCTGTCGGATTGCTCATTGCGGCGGTTTTGTGGATCAACGAGTTCCCTGACATGGACGCGGACAAGGCGGTTGGAAAGAAGACTCTGGTCTTGAGGCTAGGCTACATGAGGTCTGTCGCAGTCTACGTAGGACTATTAGCGACATCATACTTCCTAATTCTCCTCTATGCAGTTCTGAAGGTGTTTGTCTCTGTCCCAATCACAAGTTTTGCGACGCTCATTGCGTTGTTCAGTCTGCCGTTTGCTTTAAAGGCGGTCAGGATACTACGAGCTAATTACAAAGATCCGCACGCGATAATACCCGCTAACGCGAACACGATATTTCTGCATCTGACGTTTGGTCTCTTGGCGATTGTCGGGTTTGTAATCGGGGGAC
- a CDS encoding NAD(P)/FAD-dependent oxidoreductase, giving the protein MMNLAENWDVVVVGAGIAGCMTAGTVALKGKGNVSVLLMDRNPPTEAGKKTVLGWVCGDAVGEHHIKYIHDHIGTTYGKPEMENRVTAVYVYSPDMKVRVPFEGPGYVLDRPKFAKRLLDDALKAGVEFRGSVQATDLIEENGTIVGLHGQTVGPGVNQPFEIRSKLIIDTSGMSTKLRRNLPIPSHIEKEINKDDVEPTARLNAKLRDGIEVEPFHCDIYLDAEKAPGGYLWLFPKSEDKVNIGLGIQQKRSPKPLSALLKDWLAADDRFKDIQPLSDDSNLTGSWQVSVRHQNDCLVANGYMICGDAAWFPNPISAGGIGPGLIGGIMAGEAAVRAIEANDFSEKQLWQYNIDFVNHYGNKTAGLEVFRMYLQTLNNDQINYGMRHFLSSDEATEISLGEMPHLSTAKKIVKLFRGLGSYKAFSGLVFTMARMRALNELYQNYPKDPAQFDAWKANVDSILAQGRARFH; this is encoded by the coding sequence GTGATGAATTTGGCCGAAAACTGGGACGTAGTAGTTGTTGGAGCCGGTATAGCGGGCTGCATGACAGCCGGCACCGTAGCCCTGAAGGGCAAAGGCAACGTAAGCGTTCTCCTCATGGACCGAAACCCGCCCACAGAAGCGGGAAAGAAAACAGTTCTAGGCTGGGTCTGCGGTGACGCAGTCGGCGAGCATCATATCAAGTACATTCACGACCACATCGGGACAACCTACGGCAAGCCTGAGATGGAGAACAGGGTAACCGCAGTCTACGTCTACTCCCCCGACATGAAAGTCAGGGTCCCATTCGAAGGCCCGGGATACGTTCTCGACCGGCCAAAGTTTGCGAAACGCCTTCTCGACGATGCTCTGAAAGCGGGCGTCGAATTTCGCGGAAGCGTCCAGGCAACCGATCTAATCGAGGAAAACGGAACAATCGTCGGATTGCATGGTCAAACAGTTGGACCAGGGGTGAACCAGCCGTTCGAGATCCGATCCAAACTGATCATAGATACCTCGGGAATGTCTACTAAGCTTCGTCGTAATCTTCCGATTCCAAGTCATATCGAGAAAGAGATCAACAAGGACGATGTAGAGCCGACAGCGCGTCTGAACGCGAAACTTCGAGACGGAATTGAGGTGGAACCTTTCCACTGCGACATCTACCTCGATGCGGAAAAAGCGCCTGGGGGTTATCTCTGGCTCTTTCCGAAGTCCGAAGACAAAGTCAACATCGGCCTCGGGATCCAGCAGAAAAGAAGCCCCAAGCCGCTCAGCGCGCTCCTGAAGGATTGGTTGGCAGCAGATGACCGATTCAAGGATATTCAACCACTGAGCGATGACAGCAACCTAACAGGCTCCTGGCAGGTATCTGTTCGACACCAGAACGATTGCCTCGTCGCCAACGGCTACATGATCTGCGGAGACGCAGCATGGTTCCCCAACCCGATCAGCGCCGGCGGCATCGGTCCCGGACTAATAGGCGGGATCATGGCCGGAGAAGCCGCAGTCCGAGCAATAGAGGCGAACGACTTCAGCGAGAAACAACTCTGGCAGTACAACATAGACTTCGTCAACCACTACGGCAACAAGACGGCCGGGCTGGAAGTATTTCGAATGTACCTGCAGACACTCAACAATGACCAGATCAACTACGGTATGAGACACTTCCTATCATCAGATGAAGCTACAGAAATATCGCTGGGAGAAATGCCCCACCTCTCCACCGCCAAGAAAATAGTCAAACTGTTCAGAGGCTTGGGATCGTACAAGGCGTTCAGCGGACTCGTGTTCACGATGGCCAGGATGCGAGCGCTCAACGAGCTCTACCAGAACTATCCGAAAGACCCGGCCCAGTTTGACGCTTGGAAAGCAAACGTCGATTCTATCCTAGCTCAGGGCCGAGCCCGTTTCCACTAA
- a CDS encoding nucleotidyltransferase domain-containing protein — translation MPRLKRLTRNELNRHYGETTRRAVALVKREYPNLVGLLVHGSVARREPGPFSDIDLSAITSGGKKPSEFSYFDGDIYVGVGFLRVAELEREFSDPEAFFWARGSAKATRVFHDPKKILKRILGRWRLAEPSRQILEKSLWDAYHNIIEYSGKLRNGWVDQDEYNTRHAARVIGQYVERAIITLNEISIVSENYLWHHVLKAKKRPRHLAMDYPVALGIRGTKQTAEVYQSAMRLCGETLRLIRNNFRKKARHKRFRALLAEPLEKHGL, via the coding sequence TTGCCTCGGCTAAAACGACTCACCAGGAATGAGCTGAACCGGCATTATGGCGAGACAACACGTCGCGCGGTTGCTCTCGTGAAGAGAGAATATCCCAACTTGGTTGGCTTGCTGGTTCACGGAAGCGTCGCGAGAAGAGAGCCGGGACCTTTTAGCGACATTGACCTGTCCGCTATAACGAGTGGTGGAAAAAAACCGTCCGAGTTCTCCTACTTCGATGGAGACATCTATGTTGGTGTGGGGTTTCTCCGGGTTGCAGAGTTGGAGAGAGAGTTCAGCGATCCCGAAGCTTTCTTCTGGGCCCGCGGGAGCGCCAAAGCAACCAGAGTGTTCCATGACCCCAAGAAAATTCTGAAGCGGATTCTAGGTCGCTGGAGACTAGCGGAGCCTTCGCGACAAATCCTGGAGAAATCTCTCTGGGACGCGTACCACAACATTATCGAATATTCCGGAAAACTAAGGAATGGTTGGGTCGATCAGGACGAGTACAATACCAGACACGCTGCACGTGTCATTGGCCAGTACGTTGAAAGAGCGATCATCACTTTGAATGAGATCTCAATTGTCAGCGAGAACTATCTGTGGCATCATGTCCTGAAAGCTAAGAAGAGACCGAGACATCTCGCAATGGACTATCCCGTTGCTCTTGGAATAAGAGGAACCAAACAGACCGCTGAGGTCTATCAATCAGCGATGAGGCTCTGCGGTGAAACCCTGCGCTTAATCAGAAACAACTTTCGAAAAAAGGCCCGGCACAAACGATTCCGGGCTTTGCTGGCTGAACCGTTGGAAAAGCATGGACTCTAG
- a CDS encoding radical SAM protein, producing the protein MARIVLTADATQMSEYWGIPLLPFFSCAPAEKVPRIVFDFLSPQVKHENGVARMAPYGLRKLEASILRTYKPEEVVIAHPDHISKFVNEDTRIIGISTMDPLGLGPVSMMFTDGGQLTAYTKKKFLELVYSINQARKRFPKAKLVLGGSGAWQMETKDEVTRGLGVNHTVIGECDHVIQDIYNDIEFNGAPEFIHVPRGPKLEQIPDIVGASTHGLVEVMRGCGRNCQFCEPNLRVAKYYPTDKIEREIAVNRKIGNPNVWVHSEDIFLYKLEDKNGFMPNHEAVVDLFKTVMTQGGITYANPTHGTTAPAAADPELIKEISETVRAKDDKYIGIQSGLETGSTELIRKYMPLKVKPFSPSEWQEVIYNGTRIFNENYWFPAYTIIVGLPGETTDDAIETVRLIDKMEHGLRKEIGNRAHFTVTPLSFVPLGVLKNKGFFNIDEAIDEARFWVIYRSWRHTVLELHNMPPTLMKLNPAFKAIFTTLCWFGSKKILDSIKAWGRSLGYDADKSLRLN; encoded by the coding sequence ATGGCAAGAATAGTACTCACAGCTGACGCAACCCAGATGAGCGAATACTGGGGAATACCATTGCTCCCCTTCTTCAGCTGTGCACCCGCTGAAAAAGTTCCCCGAATCGTATTCGACTTTCTTTCTCCTCAGGTCAAACACGAGAATGGAGTCGCACGAATGGCGCCCTACGGGCTCCGGAAGCTAGAAGCGTCAATCCTTCGAACTTACAAGCCGGAGGAAGTCGTTATCGCCCATCCTGACCACATTTCAAAGTTCGTCAACGAAGACACCCGGATAATCGGAATATCCACGATGGACCCGTTGGGTCTTGGACCGGTCAGCATGATGTTCACGGACGGTGGCCAACTGACGGCTTATACGAAGAAGAAATTCCTTGAGCTCGTCTACAGCATCAACCAGGCGAGGAAGAGATTCCCCAAGGCCAAGCTGGTGCTTGGCGGGTCAGGTGCCTGGCAGATGGAGACTAAGGACGAGGTGACACGGGGTCTTGGAGTAAACCATACTGTGATCGGAGAGTGCGACCATGTCATACAGGACATCTACAACGACATAGAATTCAACGGTGCACCAGAATTCATCCACGTTCCCCGTGGACCTAAGCTCGAGCAGATCCCGGACATCGTCGGAGCATCAACTCACGGGCTTGTTGAGGTCATGCGAGGCTGTGGCCGCAACTGCCAGTTCTGCGAGCCGAACTTGCGCGTGGCAAAGTACTATCCGACTGACAAGATCGAGCGGGAGATTGCGGTTAACAGGAAGATTGGAAACCCTAATGTCTGGGTTCACAGCGAGGACATTTTCCTCTACAAGCTTGAAGACAAGAACGGGTTCATGCCCAACCACGAGGCCGTCGTTGACCTCTTCAAGACTGTGATGACCCAGGGCGGCATTACTTATGCGAACCCGACCCATGGAACAACGGCCCCGGCAGCGGCTGATCCAGAACTCATCAAGGAAATTTCTGAGACGGTCCGTGCGAAGGATGACAAGTACATCGGTATACAGTCAGGACTCGAGACGGGTTCTACTGAGCTGATTCGCAAGTACATGCCCTTGAAGGTGAAACCTTTCAGCCCGAGCGAATGGCAGGAGGTCATCTACAACGGCACGCGAATCTTCAACGAGAACTACTGGTTCCCAGCCTACACGATCATCGTTGGATTACCCGGAGAGACAACTGACGACGCGATCGAGACAGTCAGACTGATCGATAAGATGGAACATGGACTCAGAAAAGAGATCGGAAACAGGGCTCACTTCACGGTCACGCCTCTCAGCTTCGTCCCGCTAGGCGTTCTGAAGAACAAGGGCTTCTTCAACATCGACGAAGCAATAGATGAGGCGAGGTTCTGGGTCATCTACAGAAGCTGGAGACATACAGTTCTAGAGCTTCACAACATGCCGCCAACGCTCATGAAGCTGAACCCGGCCTTCAAAGCCATCTTCACGACCCTGTGCTGGTTCGGCTCGAAAAAGATCCTGGATAGCATCAAAGCTTGGGGACGATCCCTGGGCTACGATGCTGACAAGAGCCTTCGACTAAACTAG
- a CDS encoding peroxiredoxin yields MQATTNIQAGMRAPEFTSLLTTGDVVKLNDYEGKKVVLYFYPKDDTPGCTIEACGLRDQYEKIRELGAEVLGVSVDNVVSHQHFTQKFNLPFQLVADSDKTITKAYGVLNEKSNMARRVTFIIDEKGIVEKVFDPVKADAHTQQVIDALSQ; encoded by the coding sequence ATGCAAGCAACCACGAATATCCAAGCAGGAATGCGCGCTCCTGAGTTCACATCTCTCTTGACTACGGGCGATGTTGTGAAGCTCAATGATTACGAAGGGAAGAAGGTAGTTCTCTACTTCTATCCGAAAGACGACACTCCCGGCTGTACCATAGAGGCATGTGGTCTCCGGGATCAATACGAGAAAATTCGCGAGCTAGGCGCTGAAGTCTTGGGTGTGAGCGTTGACAACGTCGTATCCCACCAACACTTCACGCAAAAGTTCAACCTTCCGTTCCAGTTGGTCGCGGATTCGGACAAGACCATCACGAAGGCTTATGGCGTTCTGAACGAGAAATCTAACATGGCCCGGCGGGTTACGTTCATCATCGATGAAAAGGGGATCGTCGAGAAAGTATTCGATCCGGTCAAGGCTGACGCCCATACGCAACAAGTAATCGACGCACTGTCTCAATAG
- a CDS encoding NAD(P)H-hydrate epimerase — protein sequence MQERAGIVYLTADEMRKLDALTIQEPRVNVLSLMENAGRAAAILARQMMLGTTIGKSVAFLIGGGNNGGDGMVAARHLANWGAEVDVMVGTTRDRMKGVPLGQLQILEKMEIPIVSTGYDLRDYDLLIDALIGYGLEGNPRDKIAKIIEDANASGRPILALDLPSGMNATTGEVYDPCMRATATLTLALPKTCFLPFDASPYVGDLYLADISIPRNVYKRFGQKSVIFHKDTLLKIPLPPTE from the coding sequence ATGCAGGAACGGGCTGGAATTGTCTATCTCACAGCTGATGAGATGCGCAAGCTAGACGCCCTTACAATTCAAGAGCCGAGAGTAAACGTCCTCTCGTTGATGGAAAATGCAGGCAGAGCCGCAGCCATCTTAGCCAGGCAGATGATGCTAGGGACAACAATAGGAAAGAGCGTCGCCTTCCTCATCGGAGGAGGCAACAACGGCGGGGATGGGATGGTTGCTGCGAGACATTTGGCTAACTGGGGCGCCGAAGTCGACGTGATGGTCGGCACAACCAGAGACAGAATGAAAGGCGTACCCCTTGGACAATTGCAAATTCTCGAAAAAATGGAAATCCCCATCGTGTCAACTGGATACGATCTGAGGGATTATGACCTGCTTATCGATGCGCTTATCGGTTATGGGCTTGAGGGCAATCCTCGGGACAAGATAGCGAAAATTATCGAGGACGCTAACGCGAGCGGTCGCCCCATATTGGCGTTGGACCTTCCGTCCGGAATGAACGCGACAACCGGTGAAGTCTATGATCCCTGTATGAGGGCAACCGCAACCCTCACGTTAGCGTTACCAAAGACCTGCTTCCTTCCATTTGACGCCTCACCATATGTGGGTGACCTGTATCTCGCTGACATCTCGATACCTCGAAATGTCTACAAGAGGTTCGGACAGAAGAGCGTCATTTTTCATAAGGACACTCTGTTGAAGATTCCTCTCCCTCCAACGGAGTAG
- a CDS encoding amidohydrolase family protein encodes MNLLIDDVQLWDGTGSPDQSKMSVEVQDGRIKWIGAASDWQGNRARVRVVDGRARTLIPGIMDCHVHYSSPGGPEWIARFTDPLPEISMRAIELAETSLRSGVTTARDVGAPHGVSIKLARAARAGEIRAPNIRAAGAWIAHRGTYVLFARLFEETSELRDAIRTEIEAGADLIKVALAGWNEGVRPQDAPDIPFDKKLLAVAVEEAHKAGFKIACHANDPTSCRIAARAGVDSLEHGMFLESDDLEAMAKNNTYLVPTMSVWDAMLYYSKAVDWPEARRKRAEDLRQGSRAAVRAAIKAGVKIALGTDAGGGATRHGRIAREAELMVECGMEPQDALRAGTSSAASLIGEAERGTIEKGKMADLVLLDANPLENMSALRLVAAVFQEGHRVA; translated from the coding sequence TTGAATCTTCTAATTGACGATGTTCAGCTCTGGGACGGCACAGGCTCACCAGACCAGTCCAAGATGTCCGTAGAGGTTCAAGATGGCCGGATCAAGTGGATCGGGGCAGCGTCTGATTGGCAGGGTAACCGAGCCAGGGTCCGAGTTGTTGATGGAAGGGCCCGGACATTGATTCCTGGAATAATGGATTGTCACGTTCACTACAGCAGTCCAGGTGGGCCCGAGTGGATCGCTCGATTTACCGATCCTCTACCAGAAATCTCCATGCGTGCGATCGAACTTGCCGAGACCAGCTTACGAAGCGGCGTCACAACTGCCCGAGATGTTGGTGCCCCTCATGGGGTCAGCATAAAGCTCGCACGCGCAGCACGAGCAGGAGAGATTCGTGCTCCTAACATTCGGGCTGCGGGAGCCTGGATCGCCCATCGCGGCACCTACGTACTCTTCGCGAGACTTTTCGAGGAAACTAGCGAGCTACGAGACGCGATTAGGACGGAGATTGAGGCTGGAGCGGACCTCATCAAGGTGGCACTAGCAGGCTGGAATGAAGGAGTCCGACCACAAGATGCGCCAGACATTCCATTCGACAAAAAGCTCCTAGCTGTAGCCGTTGAAGAAGCTCACAAAGCAGGGTTCAAGATCGCGTGTCATGCGAACGATCCGACCAGCTGTCGCATAGCCGCCCGTGCGGGTGTTGATTCGCTCGAGCATGGGATGTTTCTCGAATCGGACGACCTTGAAGCGATGGCCAAGAACAATACGTACCTGGTTCCGACTATGTCAGTCTGGGACGCTATGCTCTACTACTCCAAAGCAGTTGACTGGCCTGAAGCCCGTAGGAAGCGGGCCGAAGATCTGCGACAGGGATCGCGTGCGGCAGTCAGAGCGGCCATCAAGGCCGGGGTGAAGATAGCGCTAGGAACTGATGCAGGTGGTGGAGCCACGCGTCATGGTCGCATTGCGCGGGAGGCGGAGCTGATGGTTGAGTGCGGGATGGAGCCACAGGATGCTCTCAGAGCCGGAACCTCTAGCGCAGCAAGTCTGATCGGCGAGGCTGAACGCGGTACGATCGAGAAGGGAAAAATGGCGGACCTAGTCTTGCTCGACGCGAACCCCTTGGAAAACATGAGTGCGCTAAGGTTGGTTGCGGCCGTGTTTCAAGAAGGGCATCGCGTAGCATAG
- a CDS encoding deoxyribonuclease IV: MKVGVHVSISGSIGQAVDRATEEGCDAFQVFTRNPRGWKFADLDPEEVKSFKEKLAQSNLGPVVDHMPYLPNLSCPEDELYEKSTATLLAEVDRCGTLGIPYLVCHLGSHLGMGRDVGLQRITDALNMAVKRVKKDPWILLENMAGQRNSMGSNFPDIREIIEGVKKKERLGVCLDTCHAYAAGMDLHTEKGVGQTLASFGKDIGFDKLKVVHLNDSRGGQGSGLDRHEHIGMGYIGAKGFKTILHHEAIRDLPWILETPEDERRDDRGNLETVRKLAK; the protein is encoded by the coding sequence TTGAAGGTTGGAGTACACGTATCCATCTCAGGTTCTATAGGCCAAGCGGTTGATCGGGCTACGGAAGAAGGCTGTGATGCATTCCAGGTGTTCACTCGAAATCCTCGGGGTTGGAAATTCGCCGACCTAGATCCCGAAGAGGTCAAGAGTTTCAAGGAAAAACTAGCCCAGTCCAACCTAGGACCTGTCGTGGATCACATGCCCTACCTTCCCAACTTGTCCTGTCCCGAGGACGAGCTGTACGAAAAATCCACCGCCACACTCTTAGCAGAAGTGGATCGTTGCGGGACCCTCGGGATCCCCTACCTAGTTTGCCATCTTGGCAGCCACTTGGGAATGGGGAGAGATGTTGGCTTGCAAAGAATCACCGACGCTCTAAACATGGCTGTCAAGCGCGTCAAGAAAGACCCTTGGATACTATTGGAGAATATGGCGGGGCAGAGGAACAGCATGGGCTCAAACTTTCCCGATATCCGAGAGATCATCGAGGGAGTGAAAAAGAAAGAACGACTCGGCGTCTGCCTCGATACCTGCCACGCCTACGCCGCAGGCATGGATCTCCACACCGAGAAGGGCGTGGGTCAGACCCTTGCGAGTTTCGGCAAAGATATCGGCTTTGACAAGCTGAAGGTGGTCCATTTGAACGATTCCCGCGGCGGGCAAGGGTCAGGACTCGACCGCCACGAACACATCGGCATGGGCTACATCGGGGCAAAGGGGTTCAAGACGATTCTACATCACGAGGCTATCCGGGACCTGCCCTGGATTTTGGAAACGCCCGAGGATGAGAGGCGCGATGATAGGGGTAACTTGGAAACAGTTCGCAAGCTGGCAAAATGA
- the nth gene encoding endonuclease III, whose product MKTPVDLQSAGAIHRIIGDAALAVDRARKDDPTALQEISESTDGDPFRVLIATVLSHRTKDPVTALASSRLFARFPNVKSLAAANPRTVARLIKPVGFYNTKARTVKKISRILLDKYSGKVPENMDQLLELPSVGRKTANCVFVYGFKTPAIPVDTHVHRIFNRIGVVETKTPEDTEKELTRLANRKDWLPLNEVFVRFGQLVCKPIGPHCSDCPLNDRCKYYKADYLPRIKKKQQRK is encoded by the coding sequence ATGAAAACGCCGGTCGATCTACAATCAGCCGGTGCAATTCACCGGATTATCGGAGATGCCGCTCTAGCAGTTGACAGAGCTAGAAAGGATGATCCAACAGCTTTGCAGGAGATTAGCGAATCGACCGATGGTGATCCTTTCAGGGTCCTAATTGCGACTGTGCTTTCTCATCGAACCAAGGATCCTGTTACCGCACTCGCCTCATCTAGGCTCTTCGCCCGCTTCCCTAATGTCAAGAGTTTGGCTGCTGCAAATCCTCGGACAGTCGCGAGACTCATCAAGCCCGTAGGCTTCTACAATACGAAAGCGCGAACTGTCAAGAAGATCTCAAGGATCTTGCTCGACAAGTACAGTGGCAAAGTACCCGAGAATATGGATCAGCTTCTCGAGCTCCCTTCTGTTGGACGTAAGACTGCGAACTGCGTTTTCGTTTACGGGTTCAAGACACCCGCGATCCCTGTCGATACTCATGTGCATCGAATTTTCAACCGTATTGGAGTAGTTGAGACCAAGACACCTGAGGATACTGAGAAGGAGTTAACCCGGTTAGCCAACCGGAAAGATTGGCTTCCGCTTAACGAGGTCTTCGTAAGATTCGGCCAACTGGTCTGCAAACCTATCGGGCCACACTGTTCGGATTGTCCGCTGAATGACAGGTGCAAATACTACAAGGCTGACTATCTTCCTCGCATCAAGAAAAAGCAACAACGAAAGTAG
- the sufB gene encoding Fe-S cluster assembly protein SufB produces the protein MAKNSYLDLDYAKYDFKDTQKPVFKSERGLSRETVEQISDMKKEPEWMKKFRLRAYEHFIQRPMPTWGGNLSHIDFNDIYYYLKPTDKVEKSWDDVPEKIKKTFDRLGIPEAEKKFLAGVGAQYESEVVYHSLLKHLEDKGVIFCDTDTALKLHPEIVKKYFGTIIPPEDNKMAALNSAVWSGGSFIYIPPGVKVDLPLQAYFRINAANMGQFERTLIIADDYADVQYIEGCTAPVYSTDSLHSAVVEIIAKKGAKVRYTTLQNWSSDVYNLVTKRAYAYEDASVEWIDANVGSKLTMKYPSVYLVGPRAKAEIVSVAFAGKDRHQDTGAKAVHLAPYTSSRITAKSVSKDGGLTTYRGLVHVAKGAVGVKSSVRCDALLMDAQSKTSTYPYMEVNEDDATITHEATVGRINEDQLFYLMSRGLTETQALSMIVTGFMEPFTRVLPMEYAVEFNRLIEMEMEGAVG, from the coding sequence ATGGCCAAGAATAGTTACCTCGACCTAGATTACGCAAAATACGACTTCAAGGATACTCAGAAGCCTGTCTTCAAGTCCGAGAGAGGACTCTCTCGCGAGACGGTCGAACAAATTTCTGATATGAAGAAAGAGCCTGAATGGATGAAGAAATTCAGGCTAAGAGCCTACGAACATTTCATCCAGCGGCCCATGCCCACGTGGGGCGGCAACCTGTCCCATATCGACTTCAACGACATCTACTATTACCTAAAACCCACCGACAAGGTGGAGAAGAGCTGGGACGATGTCCCTGAGAAGATCAAGAAGACCTTCGACAGGCTAGGAATACCTGAGGCCGAGAAGAAGTTCCTGGCAGGAGTAGGCGCTCAATACGAATCAGAGGTTGTCTATCACAGCCTCCTGAAGCATTTGGAGGACAAGGGTGTAATCTTCTGCGACACTGATACAGCGCTCAAGTTACACCCGGAGATTGTCAAGAAATATTTCGGAACAATCATTCCGCCTGAAGATAACAAGATGGCCGCGCTCAACAGCGCTGTCTGGAGCGGCGGCAGCTTCATCTACATTCCCCCAGGCGTCAAAGTCGACCTACCACTACAAGCGTACTTTAGAATCAACGCGGCAAACATGGGACAGTTCGAGAGAACCCTGATCATCGCAGACGACTACGCAGACGTGCAGTACATCGAAGGCTGTACGGCCCCTGTCTATTCCACAGACTCTCTCCACTCCGCGGTCGTCGAGATAATCGCGAAGAAGGGAGCTAAGGTCCGCTACACTACTCTCCAGAACTGGTCGTCCGACGTCTACAACCTCGTCACCAAGAGAGCCTACGCCTACGAAGACGCAAGCGTCGAATGGATCGACGCAAACGTCGGCAGCAAACTCACAATGAAGTACCCGTCCGTCTACCTTGTCGGACCAAGAGCGAAGGCCGAGATAGTCTCAGTAGCATTCGCAGGCAAAGACCGCCACCAAGATACAGGCGCAAAAGCCGTCCACCTCGCTCCTTACACCAGTTCCAGAATCACAGCAAAATCCGTTAGCAAAGATGGCGGATTGACAACATACCGAGGACTAGTCCACGTCGCCAAGGGGGCCGTCGGAGTAAAATCCAGTGTCCGATGCGACGCCCTACTAATGGACGCGCAATCAAAAACATCAACCTACCCCTACATGGAAGTCAACGAAGACGACGCCACAATAACTCACGAAGCAACAGTTGGACGGATCAACGAAGACCAGTTATTCTACCTCATGTCCAGAGGCTTGACCGAAACCCAAGCACTCAGCATGATAGTCACAGGATTCATGGAACCATTCACAAGAGTACTCCCGATGGAATACGCGGTCGAGTTTAACCGACTAATCGAGATGGAAATGGAAGGCGCCGTCGGCTAG